A stretch of DNA from Salmo trutta chromosome 12, fSalTru1.1, whole genome shotgun sequence:
gcTCATCTatgttgttgtgagtggcaggggaggggtttggtgtgtgtgtaaacagagaGGAAGATGCAAAGCGTGAGGTTTCACTCtcaccaaaatctgtccaaaataagcccaatgcgtttccATGGGTTTTATTTTGGACCTTAGCATGCCTTCGGgacaatgactcccattgttGAGGCAGAGACAAGTATCTCATCATCATATACgcatctctggtgtaaatgggaaggtgtACACAGCACAGAAGGATCAAAGGAGACGAGACCGAAACGAGGGGACAAACGCTCCTAAAAACAAATAAACTTGAATTCTTGTGATACAGGTATTTGGAATATTACCCAAAAACAAAATCATTTGATATAATCGCCCAGACCTATTTGAAACGCTTTGTGTTATTGGTGTAAAAAAACGTCCAAACGCAGCTACTTACCCGCAGTCGTTGACGGCCATGAGGTTTGACACCAAAACAAAGGGGTATGTGAGCATACTGGCGAAGAACTGGAACACGAGAGGGAGATACAAATTGACAACATCAGCAACCAAGgcaatacattttagtcatttagcaggagTTCTTATaaaaagcgacttacagtattgagtgcatacatttatttacattttgtactggtcccccgtgggaattgaacccacaaccctggtgttgcaagcgccatgatctaccaactgagccacactggaccCCAATAAAAGTCCCATCAACTGTTTACCTGTATGGTATTAATAGTTGCCCGTGTTATGACCTTACATTGACAAATTGTAGatttaaaacaaatgttttacaCTTACCCCAGTCCCAGCCTGAGCGCAGTTCTTTATTTCTCCTGTGTGACTCATCTGTGAGGAAAGGAtaaaaaatcaaataaataaaaaatgtataaatcacTTACCCATGCATTCTACACTGACAATGTACTTCAGTACAggatcgtttttttttttaatgtgagGTCCACATCtactttaaaggcccagtgcagtcaaaaatgtgattttcctatgttaaaaaaataaaataaaaatagaataccacactatgaggttggaataatactgtgaaaattataatgcccttttagtgtaagagcagtCTGAAAAGGCCGCCTGAAtgttcagcctgttttggtgggatggagttttggcctgcctgtgaaaacaatcacagtaaggtacttaattgttacccagaaatgatttgacacGGAGATAAAGATGGcggcattggacctttaaactaGTGTCAAAATCCCCAAATCCATCTGCCTTACTGAGTCGTCAATGGCGTATGTGTTGACGAGGTGGGCAAGCATGTTGCAGATCCACAGAGACAGTATGTCACCCAGCAGACGAGGAATAAGGCCCCTGCATGAGAGCACAGTTATTAAGACAGGAAAAAAAAGAGGGCATGGTACAGACATCCAGAGAAAACGGCCTCTAGACAACAATTCATTTGCAAGATTCAGGACCAAGCATAAACCTACTTTTAAAAATAACTTCAAAAATGATTGACTGAATTTACTGAGGTCAAATGTATTCTAGTAATTTAGCAGGTCAAGACTAAAGGTTACGCTTGATGAAACATTGGTCATGTAGCCAAAGGAAGATCATACTTACGCAAAGAATCCCAGAACTCCTTCATTCTTGTAGACAGTGACGATGGAGTCAAACACTCCACTGCAAGAAAACAAGAAACATTTGTAATATTCAGTATTACATGGCTATAAATTGTATAAACACATATTGAACTTGGGTTAAGAAAAACTCACCTGTACTTGGTTTCTCTACCGATAAACTGGACCATGCATCTCAAGGTGATCACTTTGGAACAAACAGAAAATAAACCATTCAGAACCCAGTATCCATGCAGTAATCATTATCCTATGAGAACATTTGAGGCAAAGGGTGACATGACAAACGTTGCTCGACACAAACAGTACAATTACCATGGAAGGGGTGCGTTACGATCGTGGCACAGGAGCGGGCTATCATCTCTTTGGTTGTCtggtaaaatcaaatcaaatcaaatttatttatatagcccttcgtacatcagctgaaatctcaaagtgctgtacagaaacccagcctaaaaccccaaacagcaagcaatgcatgtgaaagaagcacggtggctgggaaaaactccctaggaaaaactcctgagaaaggccaaaaacctaggaagaaacctagagaggaaccaggctatgaggggtggccagtcctcttctggctgtgccgggtggatattataacagaacatggtcaagatgttaaaatgttcgtaaatgaccagcatggtcaaataataataatcatagtaattgtcgagggtgcaacaagcacgtccggtgaacaggtcagggttccgtagccgcaggcagaacagttgaaactggagcagcagcatggccaggtggactggggacagcaaggagtcatcaaaagaaaaacagaaagaaTGGAGATGCAGAATTTGGGAGAAACCATGAATCCAGTTTGGACAGCTTAAGCGGGGGATAATTCCCCTTACACCAAGAACCATCTCCGCTCCAGATATTAACTTACTTGCGTATGGTGAAAAAAAACACAGCTAAGCGACAATTTACAGAATAAGGTCTGTTCAAGCCACGTCTAACAGAACTGTGAAACAAATCTGAATATTTTGATTGATCTTGGTTTTGTCAAAAGCAATAACAtgctaaaaaaataataataaaaaaaatctgtcaaaCCATCTGCTTTACTGGACAAATTAATTTATACCTCATTCACAACATGCTGTAAGGATCCCTCTTCAGCTTTCTGACTGGTTCCAGAGACCTAAAAAGGATTGAAAACTGACCATCAATAtccacagcctgaatttaaaagaTTTTATAAAATAAGAAACAATTATACAATTAATCCATAACCAGGCCAAAATATTTACCTCATATTTGCCTGCATCCTGGCATCTCTGTTAAAGACAGCAGTGATTAGTTCAACAGAGATCCATTTCCATAGTGGTGTGTCGACACATTGCCATTTATGAATTTAGAAACAAATAGCATTGGTCACACTCACCATCCTAAGACAGTGAAAGGCCAATGCAGTTCAAGTCAGAGTCAATTCCCAAGCCAGCATATAGCTTATTCTCTGACGAGCATGACTTTCAATACAGAATGTGATCACATTTCCCATTCATTTATGTTTGAGGCTAGACTACTGCTGAGGTCTGGAAACATCAGATAACATTTACATAGGAAGCTACATTAAGCCAGCTTGTTAGACCCACCTGCAAGACGCTGCTGTGTACAAGGGTGCCGATGGTCCCTGCACATAGCCTGGGGGCTAGGCCATTAAAGAGACCTACCTTGCCATCAATCTTTATGATGTGCTTTGCTAAAAGACAGAAATTAGAGGACACAGAAAATATGTTCATTAGTATGGTACGGATAGGCCAGTCTTATTTCCGGTAGCCTACTAGTTGGAGTTTAACATAAACATAAGTCTAGTTTTAAATTCATCACTAGTAGTGCTGCgcaggttgactcataacccgcagtccccGCGGTTATATCCGCTGGACGGGCTGGTTTAGTATCATGGAACTATTGTGTGAATGAAGgccaggttgaataaagagaaaataccttttaaaaaaaatgatgtatCTATTggcaaaatagatttttttctttcattattttatgCTCTCTGGCATTAAGCCTATGCATataagctttagggcctaactgtacaCCAACCAAATATCCTACACGCCAACCGTCAAACGCTTTTGCGAACGGGCAGAAAGAGTTAACCTCGATCCacggaggcaaaaaggacaatgttggagtttaattcaataagagaaaagacGCGGAATGGAGAGTATAAAaatatttggtgaagtggtaaaagaggatgatggcagtgtgttgtgtgtgatgattgtgagttGCTATAAAAATTTGACAGTCAAGACAGGGACTTCAAATAGACCTATGGCacatcaagggaactgtagcctactgttcagatgggttaaaatGGGAGCTGAAATCTAGACACTgaatgtaggtctataacctctcacatagccttaatatgaactcctgcagaattaagcatttcttgcagtaaaatgatacaccaagTGTAGGACACATTTTGactcgggaacaggagtggagatatggtttatttctttcagcatcttgagagcaTGCAAATCCACATTTAGatgctatctttatcagcatcataaaagctgatagtatttcaaccacataaaatatgcatccaagcctaACTGAAATCTTTCACAGCTTTCCatttccttacaaccggtcaaactAATGTCATTTGGAAAGTTAGCCAAATCTTTCCGAgttatttattgcattttcctccCATCCCTAAATGTCTTTGCTCCACaaaagaagcagagatgacaaaactttaccgatgtcaacAAGATTGCATTCATTCTAACAATTTAtgacattctggtgagcaagggattatttagtcttctaggccAACATAATGACAGAAGATAAGCTGCATGTATCAAAtttagacaagttgactaacgaatagcctaccaaaatgtccgAAATTATAAGCACCAACATAACTTGGGCAAAATAAATCTTGCACCCGGTCAACAAAAATGGTTTGCCGTCTTGACTGTAGTCTACAGCACATTTAATATattatgcttgatccgaaaatgtgtTCAGAGGCTCCGTATGGAGGGTTTGACGCAATTGCGGAACCtccagaggcatgcagaggccaaactGAGCGCCAAAGTCCATACTGCAATGTCGTGcgcctcccaaattttgtaacaaaGAGCTCCGTATAGCTCTGGATTGATATGATTGGTTGACAGTAGGTGAGAGGTTCTGTATAAACagaaactcacttccttgacaacttccttcacaacagctctgcactgctccagtacactacatgaccaaaagtatatgggcacctgctcatctaacatctcattccaaaatcatgggcattaatatagagttggtctcccattttctgctataacagcctccactcttctgggaaggctttccactagatgttggaacatcgctgcagggacttgcttccattcagccacaagagcattagtgaggtcgggtactgatgtgagacgattaggcctggctcgcagtcggcgttacaattcatcccaaaggtgttccatgaggttgaggtcagggctctgtgcactCCAGACAAgtccttccacaccgatctcggcaaaccatttctgtatggatctcgctttgtgcttggaggcattgtcatgcggaaacaggaaagggccttccccaaactgttgccacaaagttggaagaatgCAATcatctaaaatgtaattgtatgctgtagcgttaagatttcccttcaccggaactaaggggtctagtcCGAACGAtgaaaagcagccccagaccatcattCATCCTCTAACAAACTTTAGTTTGCACTATGAATTGGGGCCAGGCAGCTTtatcctggcatctgccaaacccagattcgtccgtcggactgccagatggtgaagcgtgattcatcactccagagaacgcgtttccactgctccagagtccaatggcagcaagctttataCTACTCCAgcagacacttggcattgcgcatggtgatcttaggcttgcgtgCGGTTGCTCGGCCAAGGCAAGGGCTCCATTTCATgaagcccttacacagtctggaagtgtgttttgggtcattgtcctgttgaaaaacaaaatgatagttccactaagcgcaaaccagatgggatggcgtatcgctgcaggatgctgtggtagccatgctggttaagtgtgccttgaattctaaataaatcactgacagtggcaccagcaaagcacccccacaccacctcttCCATTCTTCACGGGgaggaaccacacatgtggagatcatccattcacctactctgcatctcagaaagacatggcggttgaaccaacaatctcaaatttggactcatcagaccaaaggacagatttccatcggtctaatgtccattgctcgtgtttcttggcccaagcaagtctcttcttattggtgtccttaaagtaatgatggactgtcatttctctttgcttatttgagttgttcttgccataatatggacttggtcttttaccaaatagggcatcttctgtataccacccctaccttgtcactacacaactgattggctcaaacgcattaaggaggaaagaaattccacaaattaacttttaacaaggcacacctgttaattgaaattcattccaggtgactgcctaatttagctggttgagacaatgctaagagtatgcaaagctacagtatcatcaaggttactttgaaaaatctaaaatatattttgatttgtttaacacttttttgcttactacatgattccatatgtgttatttcatagttttgatgtcttcattattctacaatgtagaaaatagtaaaaataaagaaaaacccttaaatgagtaggtgtccaaacttttgactggtactgtacatctgcatgttttttttgtgcaacagtatcttctaaatcaaagaggaatatgcaaaACAATATGTTAGTTAAATGAAGTAGTTAAGAGAAAACATTAAAATGttgccaaagattatagggtcccctaggaaacacttgtcaacactttggttcctgccctgtcacaataactcctccctggcattttaatttTTCGTCATATCAAACACAATTTaaaaagtgcccactattatattctaactgtAAAATTTGAATAATCATTcaatttccatgattccaacagttcacccaactGTTTTGCTCTAAATCACAAGTCAAAatgcaattgcaacatttggtcaAAATGAAGGCCTAGATTGTTTGCACAAATCATGCAGCCCtatgtggcagtgtggaaatcatctcaaatgagtgcaggaaatgcagaaatggaTGAAAATGCTGAAATGTATTTTTGGTTGaagttgaacagtataaaacattcAGAAtagagaaagacccattgaaatcaatTAGAATGTATAGTTAGCTAACGCACCTTTGTACTTTGTGCTGTAACGTACAATCAACCTTATTTTAGTGCccaacatttttttatatttccaGGTCAATTTCTCCCTTTTCCAgcaaaatcaatgacgagaccATCCCGTCTCTGCATGACTGAAGGCAATTAGCTCCGttgggtctttttaaaaatggcgggtggggaagcgaAACCTATTGCGTGATCACCCGATCTGTCCAATTTATCAccgctaaaatgtaaataaacactataaagagtttatatgatttatcattacatacctatttgaaggtttgtgccGAATTTGAGTCGGGTGTTTAGGGCGGTTCTAAAgttatcttcagaagtaaacagctgCTGTCACagcttttgagagtcatgatggcTTGCAGTGATGAGCAAAAAacgaatgcattcagttgtacaattgactagatatcccccttaccctgtccctttctTGCTTTTAATCTGCTGGAGAGGCTGTACGACATAGAATGAGTTGCATTATGCGGGCTGTAGGTTACGTCATGACACGTCACGATTTGACGTACAGCGTCagttttttttcaacttttctccaaaACTATCGGGCAATTCTATGCAAATCAAAGCTTGAGTAGAAACGCACTTCACACCCCAGTATATGTTGGCACCATCGGATCGGTCTCGCACTACTAATAAAAGCAAAATGTGCCGTCTTTATTTTTAATACCATTATattatattttggccatatcgcccagccctattctgtactgtctttattattattttgctATTGCCTAGTGCATAGGCAACTCGAAAAGCggttgtgaaatatgaacacGGAGCTCACATACTtttgaaaaatgtaattgctatTATTTTCTTTGAATATCATTTAAGATGGTACCAGTTTAACACCCTACACCTGCTCAGGAAGCAGGACTATCTTCCATATTTCACAACCGCTTTTCGAGTTGTCTATGCGCGAGTCAATACCAAAATAATACCAAGGTGGTGTAGCCTGTCGAGTTACGACCCGCTTACAACTAACTTGTACAACCATCCCGATGCTAACAGAAAAACCAGCTAATCATTTTGCAAGTGGGTAGACTGGAATTCAGGTCTCACCATAGGCAAACAGTCCTGGCAGCTGGTACACTTGTCTACCAaacaggtttcttcctagggacggagggagaggttCATGTCCAACCTGAAAAAGGAGTACATGTGCAATTGCCATTTATTAGGCTATCTGGGTAATTATATAATACATTGCAGTGAACGTCATATGAGGCCAAGTGTCAGTCAGTTATTGTTAGAACTAGTACAATttgctaggctagctagctagattagcAATATGCTACATTTGTTTTACTTTCTTTGCAGACATTTGACACAGTACAATTATCATACATCTTATCTgacaacaacacacacagtaatgcATTATGATCCAGCGAACTACCCGGTCGTGTTATAACCTTACTCATTTGCTAGCTCGCGTTACTCGGGTGAGTGGGCCAAAGGGCACCCATCCTGTCATGAACGTTTTGAATGAGAGCTAGTTACGTTAGCCAGTCCGTTATTCTCAAGGTATTGATAATGTCACACAAATTAACATGATAGCTGGCTAAATAGGGTCATGTCTAGTTGGGCTACTGTGTCAGATTTAGGTACAAATgagtttttttgtgtgcattttagctaaccctaacactTTCCCTAAACTTAACCTAATTCTCCCAACCTGTTACAGTACATGTCATTGTTTCTCATAACCTGCTACTTAAAGtcaaatttgacaaaagctgCATCACTCCTAGACAAACCCGCTAGATATAAATAATTGTAAAAGAATGTAATTGTTTATCTGCAACAAAAATGTCGAAACCACTTCCTTAGTTAGCTAACAAGCTAACGTAGCTTAGCTCTTAACCTTTGCGTGGCGTCAACCCCCTTGCTACTAATTCTAACTAGCTATAGAAACATAAGGTTTGAAACGATAAGTAAACTGATGTTTAGGTAATATATTGTCA
This window harbors:
- the LOC115202890 gene encoding mitochondrial carrier homolog 2 isoform X1, with amino-acid sequence MADTCGQVLLGSGLTVLSHPLMYIKVLVQVGHEPLPPSLGRNLFGRQVYQLPGLFAYAKHIIKIDGKVGLFNGLAPRLCAGTIGTLVHSSVLQRCQDAGKYEVSGTSQKAEEGSLQHVVNETTKEMIARSCATIVTHPFHVITLRCMVQFIGRETKYSGVFDSIVTVYKNEGVLGFFAGLIPRLLGDILSLWICNMLAHLVNTYAIDDSMSHTGEIKNCAQAGTGFFASMLTYPFVLVSNLMAVNDCGSVCPLVSVSSPLILLCCVHLPIYTRDAYMMMRYLSLPQQWESLSRRHAKVQNKTHGNALGLFWTDFVWLAASLPMLQYIQPGWTAGGT
- the LOC115202890 gene encoding mitochondrial carrier homolog 2 isoform X2 produces the protein MADTCGQVLLGSGLTVLSHPLMYIKVLVQVGHEPLPPSLGRNLFGRQVYQLPGLFAYAKHIIKIDGKVGLFNGLAPRLCAGTIGTLVHSSVLQRCQDAGKYEVSGTSQKAEEGSLQHVVNETTKEMIARSCATIVTHPFHVITLRCMVQFIGRETKYSGVFDSIVTVYKNEGVLGFFAGLIPRLLGDILSLWICNMLAHLVNTYAIDDSMSHTGEIKNCAQAGTGFFASMLTYPFVLVSNLMAVNDCGLAGGLPPYASIYPTWVDCWRHLSLEGNMSRGNSLFFRKLPVGKTYAIDQKRFF